One Bartonella sp. TP genomic window carries:
- a CDS encoding lysozyme: protein MTRHINDYCLGKLKEWEGFRAKAYKDSNGIWTIGYGHTAVAGAPAPHEGMSITEGEAETILRRDLHFFEKEVERLVDVPLNDLQFGALVCFAYNVGVGHFKKSDLLKKLNKHEYHEVPIELMKWTKGRTAPIQGLVNRRSNEVAMWNLSA from the coding sequence ATGACTAGACATATTAATGATTATTGCCTTGGCAAATTAAAAGAATGGGAAGGGTTTCGCGCAAAGGCCTACAAGGACTCAAACGGCATATGGACCATAGGTTATGGGCACACCGCAGTTGCTGGAGCGCCAGCCCCACATGAAGGCATGAGCATAACAGAAGGTGAAGCTGAGACGATTTTGCGCCGAGATCTGCATTTTTTTGAAAAAGAGGTAGAGCGTTTAGTGGATGTGCCGCTAAATGATTTGCAGTTTGGGGCTCTAGTGTGCTTTGCCTATAATGTGGGTGTAGGGCATTTTAAGAAATCAGACTTACTAAAAAAATTAAACAAGCATGAATATCACGAGGTTCCGATAGAACTAATGAAATGGACAAAAGGTAGAACAGCGCCAATTCAAGGGCTAGTTAATAGAAGAAGCAACGAAGTAGCTATGTGGAATCTTTCTGCCTAA
- the trkA gene encoding Trk system potassium transporter TrkA, producing the protein MHVIICGVGQVGYGIAKKLSAEEHDVTVIDTSPSLIENVCNNLDVRGITGHGAHPAILAAAGAADADMLVAVTYSDEINMIACQVAHSIFNIPTKIARIRAQAYLQPQYQSLFSHDHLPVDMVISPEIEIGQMVLKRVALQDANEVLSFANDNIVALGLQCLESCPVLSTPLRLLTELFPDLETTVVAIYRDEELFIANSNTELKTGDMVYLVTKREKISRVFGLFGHTEQKARRLIIAGGGHIGLYVAKMLEKSPERQKIYIIEPDKDRAEYVSEQLSKATVLQGSALDVAVLQEAKVEKADLIIGLTDQDQVNVLSAVLAKRLGCKANIALVNNTMYQEFNRALGVDVSINPRSITISRILQQMRRGRILAVHEMANAKAEIFEGEVLPASSLLGKSLKDLDLSKNLRIGAIYRDGEVIQPEGNTQIKLGDRVIIFALAQSVKEVEYLFRASLEYLKH; encoded by the coding sequence ATGCATGTTATAATATGTGGGGTCGGGCAGGTGGGCTACGGCATTGCCAAAAAGCTTTCTGCCGAAGAGCATGACGTGACCGTAATAGACACGTCGCCCAGTTTGATTGAAAACGTGTGCAATAATCTAGACGTGCGCGGCATTACGGGCCATGGGGCGCATCCGGCTATTTTGGCAGCAGCTGGTGCTGCCGATGCTGACATGCTGGTGGCGGTTACGTATAGTGACGAGATTAATATGATAGCTTGCCAAGTGGCACATTCTATTTTTAACATACCAACCAAAATAGCACGCATTAGAGCGCAGGCTTATTTGCAGCCGCAATATCAGTCGCTATTTTCGCATGATCATTTGCCAGTGGATATGGTGATTTCGCCAGAGATAGAAATAGGGCAAATGGTGCTAAAGCGTGTTGCGCTGCAAGATGCGAATGAGGTTTTGAGCTTTGCCAATGACAATATAGTTGCCTTAGGTCTGCAATGTTTAGAAAGCTGTCCGGTTTTAAGTACGCCGCTGCGTTTGCTAACAGAACTATTTCCAGATTTAGAAACTACAGTGGTGGCTATTTATCGTGATGAGGAACTGTTTATAGCCAATTCCAATACCGAACTAAAAACTGGTGATATGGTATATCTGGTTACGAAAAGAGAGAAAATTTCGCGGGTTTTTGGTTTGTTTGGCCATACAGAGCAAAAGGCGCGGCGTTTAATTATCGCTGGTGGTGGTCATATTGGCTTATATGTGGCCAAGATGCTAGAGAAATCTCCCGAGCGTCAGAAAATCTATATTATTGAGCCAGATAAAGATAGGGCAGAATATGTAAGCGAACAATTATCTAAGGCCACAGTATTGCAAGGCAGTGCTTTAGACGTAGCCGTGCTGCAGGAAGCAAAGGTAGAAAAAGCAGATTTGATAATAGGTCTGACTGACCAAGATCAGGTTAATGTGCTTAGTGCTGTGCTGGCAAAAAGACTGGGCTGCAAGGCCAATATAGCATTGGTAAACAACACTATGTATCAGGAATTTAATCGTGCTTTGGGGGTGGATGTTTCTATTAATCCTCGCAGTATCACTATTTCACGTATTTTGCAGCAGATGCGGCGTGGGCGCATTTTGGCTGTGCATGAAATGGCTAATGCTAAGGCAGAAATTTTTGAAGGGGAGGTTTTGCCTGCCTCATCTTTGCTGGGTAAATCTTTAAAAGATTTGGATCTTTCAAAAAATCTACGTATTGGTGCTATCTATAGAGATGGCGAGGTAATACAGCCAGAGGGCAATACACAGATAAAATTGGGTGACAGAGTGATTATATTTGCTTTAGCACAATCGGTAAAAGAAGTAGAATATTTATTCCGTGCTAGTTTAGAATATCTAAAGCACTAA
- a CDS encoding sigma-54 dependent transcriptional regulator has product MSYDILIIDDEADIRDLLSGILSDEGYETKVASDADAAIAMLKNAVPRLIFLDIWLEGSRIDGMALLTFIKNNYPDLPVVMISGHGTIDTAVSAIKRGAYDFIEKPFALDKLLLAVERALETFSLRAELTQLKKRAFVAPEMVGVSAAIKNLRQNIEKVAATNSRIMLFGPSGSGKELAARVIHHSSLRAQAPFVILNAATLTAENMMHDLFGGSDADGSPNIGVLEEANNGTLYIDEVADLPMEVQAKMLSWLVNHHFKSTSKAASMQSDVRLISSTSQDIKALVQQGRFREDLYHRLAVVPVSVPALCERREDIPLLVKHFVKQIAAQSGIKPRQLSADAVIMLQGYNWEGNVRQLKNHIERLLILARSDNNSDVITADMLPEETSDPIAKTLSDKSHNIMTMQIREAREVFEKNYILAQMERFDGNISKTADNIGMERSALHRKLKGLGVKYKI; this is encoded by the coding sequence ATGTCATATGATATACTTATAATCGATGATGAGGCAGATATAAGGGACTTGCTTTCGGGAATTTTAAGTGATGAGGGCTATGAAACAAAAGTAGCCAGCGATGCAGATGCTGCTATCGCTATGCTTAAAAATGCTGTTCCCAGATTGATTTTTTTGGATATTTGGCTCGAGGGTAGCCGTATAGATGGCATGGCGCTTTTGACTTTTATCAAAAATAATTATCCAGATTTGCCAGTAGTTATGATTTCCGGCCATGGTACTATTGACACTGCGGTTAGCGCTATTAAGCGTGGCGCCTATGATTTTATCGAAAAGCCATTTGCGTTAGATAAATTGTTGCTGGCTGTAGAAAGAGCGTTAGAAACTTTTTCTCTGAGGGCGGAATTAACGCAGCTAAAGAAACGTGCTTTTGTAGCGCCAGAGATGGTTGGTGTGTCGGCTGCTATTAAAAATTTGCGCCAAAATATTGAAAAAGTTGCCGCTACTAATAGCCGAATTATGCTCTTTGGCCCTTCTGGCAGTGGTAAAGAATTAGCTGCTCGGGTTATTCATCATTCTTCGCTGCGCGCGCAGGCGCCTTTTGTAATTTTAAATGCCGCTACCTTAACCGCAGAAAATATGATGCACGACCTTTTTGGCGGTAGCGATGCAGATGGGTCGCCTAACATCGGTGTGCTAGAAGAGGCTAACAACGGTACTTTATATATCGACGAAGTGGCCGATTTGCCTATGGAAGTGCAGGCAAAAATGTTGAGTTGGCTGGTAAATCACCATTTTAAATCTACTAGCAAAGCCGCCTCTATGCAATCGGACGTAAGGCTTATTTCTTCAACTTCGCAGGATATTAAAGCTTTGGTGCAGCAAGGCCGCTTTCGCGAAGATTTATATCACCGCTTAGCGGTTGTACCAGTATCTGTACCTGCCTTATGTGAAAGAAGAGAAGATATACCTTTATTGGTTAAGCATTTTGTGAAGCAAATTGCTGCGCAATCTGGCATAAAACCACGCCAATTATCCGCCGATGCTGTAATTATGCTACAGGGTTATAATTGGGAAGGTAATGTGCGTCAATTAAAAAATCACATCGAGCGTTTGTTGATATTAGCACGCAGTGACAATAATAGCGATGTAATTACTGCTGACATGTTGCCAGAAGAAACAAGCGACCCTATTGCTAAGACTTTGTCGGATAAGTCGCATAATATAATGACAATGCAGATTCGCGAAGCGCGCGAGGTTTTTGAAAAAAATTATATTCTAGCGCAAATGGAGCGTTTCGATGGTAATATTTCAAAAACTGCGGATAATATTGGCATGGAACGCTCGGCTTTGCATCGTAAGCTAAAAGGGCTTGGAGTAAAGTACAAAATTTAA
- a CDS encoding PAS domain-containing sensor histidine kinase, with amino-acid sequence MQKNRNIVQLPDEAESPALEIILIVFSLAVTAISFFILLGVTKLAPDRYVSIALICINLACVFLLIIAISSRIAPILKAWRDGGAASRLHVRIISLFSVVATLPSLAVAIVAVVTFNMGLDRWFNNSTKAIVDSSINIANVYADETLNSLMYNAYNMKASLDDRKLLSDNLLEYKRRMTLQAAAYNMRAAFLLSRDGTIYVSSYLGGEKSLPIPPKNLIAQAQDGYPFPFQPGEHDYFGVIIKLNQIEGTYLYVVRKVRPSVLEALRLTEYTTNRYKSMQAARLPLQLAFAVLYFCLFLTMLFSAILTGVTVANRLVSPIRLLINAAAKVAKGELNIVLPPYLKDDDIGQLSQSFNYMVQELRAQRNELISAKDQIDSRRRFSEAVLAGVTAGVIGVDSVGHITMLNPSLENMFNLHASDLIGKTILELSPFLGKERIEQLLDLTKHKQNTKYQEQITISQQGQLRVYNVQITQERGETTGKALVITIDDITELVEAHRALAWTEVAKRIAHEIKNPLTPIQLSAERIRRRYSHMIVQDKEIFDKCLNTIVRQVGDIGRMVNEFSAFARMPKINTQLADIRQPLKEASFLIEVSKSGISFEQDFSEEPLWGEFDTRLLGQAFGNVIKNASESIESLSLVERSAKGHILLRAYRNGAQIIVEIIDNGRGLPSSGRSSLLEPYITTRKKGTGLGLAIVRKIVEEHKGYMELHDAPQDFYNGMGAMIRMVFPYVNKIDV; translated from the coding sequence TTGCAAAAAAATAGAAATATAGTGCAACTACCGGATGAGGCAGAAAGCCCGGCTTTGGAAATAATCTTGATAGTTTTTTCTTTGGCTGTTACCGCTATTTCCTTTTTTATTTTGCTGGGCGTTACCAAGCTAGCGCCAGATAGATATGTGTCTATTGCCTTGATATGCATTAATTTAGCCTGTGTGTTCTTATTAATCATCGCCATTAGCTCGCGCATAGCGCCTATACTCAAAGCTTGGCGCGATGGTGGGGCGGCTTCTCGCTTGCATGTACGGATTATCTCTTTATTTTCTGTTGTGGCAACTTTGCCCAGTCTTGCGGTGGCTATTGTGGCTGTAGTTACTTTTAATATGGGGCTAGATCGTTGGTTTAATAATAGTACCAAGGCTATAGTTGATTCTTCTATTAATATTGCAAATGTCTATGCCGATGAGACTTTAAATAGCTTAATGTATAATGCTTATAATATGAAAGCTTCGTTGGATGACCGCAAGCTTTTGTCGGATAATCTCTTAGAATATAAAAGGCGAATGACGCTGCAGGCCGCAGCTTATAATATGCGCGCTGCTTTTTTGCTAAGTCGGGACGGCACGATTTATGTCTCTAGCTATTTAGGTGGCGAAAAAAGCCTGCCGATTCCGCCAAAGAATCTAATAGCCCAAGCGCAAGATGGGTACCCTTTTCCTTTTCAGCCAGGAGAGCATGATTATTTTGGTGTAATTATAAAGCTAAATCAGATAGAGGGTACATATTTATACGTAGTGCGTAAAGTGCGGCCTAGTGTATTAGAGGCTTTGCGGCTGACTGAATATACCACTAACCGATATAAAAGCATGCAAGCTGCGCGTCTGCCGTTGCAGCTTGCTTTTGCGGTTTTATATTTCTGCCTGTTTTTAACTATGTTGTTTTCGGCCATTCTTACTGGCGTTACGGTGGCAAATCGCTTAGTTTCGCCTATTCGCTTGCTTATAAATGCGGCAGCTAAGGTGGCGAAAGGCGAGTTGAATATAGTCTTGCCCCCATATTTGAAAGATGACGATATTGGCCAGCTTTCGCAAAGCTTTAATTATATGGTGCAAGAGCTTAGAGCCCAGCGTAACGAGTTAATTTCTGCAAAAGACCAAATAGACTCCAGGCGCCGCTTTTCTGAGGCGGTGTTGGCTGGCGTAACCGCTGGCGTTATTGGTGTGGACTCCGTTGGCCATATTACAATGCTTAACCCTTCGTTAGAGAATATGTTTAATCTGCATGCTTCAGATTTAATAGGTAAAACTATTCTGGAGCTTAGCCCATTTTTAGGCAAAGAGCGTATTGAGCAATTACTGGATCTAACCAAACATAAGCAAAATACTAAATATCAAGAGCAAATTACGATATCTCAGCAAGGTCAATTGCGTGTATATAATGTACAAATTACCCAGGAAAGAGGTGAAACTACTGGCAAAGCGCTGGTAATTACCATAGATGACATTACCGAGCTAGTAGAGGCGCACCGTGCCTTGGCCTGGACCGAGGTGGCAAAACGCATTGCCCATGAGATTAAGAACCCTTTAACCCCTATTCAGCTTTCGGCAGAGCGGATAAGACGCCGTTATTCGCATATGATTGTGCAGGACAAGGAGATTTTTGACAAATGCTTAAATACCATAGTGCGGCAAGTTGGTGATATTGGCCGTATGGTCAATGAATTTTCTGCCTTTGCTCGCATGCCAAAGATAAATACCCAATTGGCTGATATAAGGCAGCCACTAAAGGAAGCTAGCTTTTTGATTGAGGTTTCAAAAAGTGGGATAAGTTTTGAACAAGATTTTAGTGAAGAGCCATTATGGGGTGAGTTCGATACACGCTTACTAGGGCAGGCGTTCGGTAATGTTATCAAAAATGCTAGCGAATCTATAGAATCTCTATCCCTAGTGGAAAGGTCCGCAAAAGGCCATATATTATTAAGAGCCTATAGAAATGGAGCGCAAATTATTGTAGAGATTATAGATAATGGGCGTGGATTGCCGTCAAGCGGGCGTTCAAGTCTGTTGGAGCCATATATAACCACGCGAAAAAAAGGCACGGGCTTGGGTTTGGCAATAGTACGCAAAATTGTAGAAGAGCATAAGGGCTATATGGAGCTACATGACGCACCGCAAGATTTTTACAACGGAATGGGAGCCATGATACGCATGGTGTTTCCTTATGTTAATAAGATAGATGTGTGA
- the rirA gene encoding iron-responsive transcriptional regulator RirA codes for MRLTKQTNYAIRILMYCDTNQGKLSQISEIAKAYNVSENFLFKILQSLVKANFVKTVRGRNGGIYLTKPAQEISVAEVIKVTEDNFAMAECFENEAAECPLLDSCGLNAAFNKALRAFFTVLEQTTIAQLQRPNFKERLGLAE; via the coding sequence ATGCGGCTTACTAAACAAACTAATTATGCAATACGCATATTAATGTATTGCGATACCAATCAAGGAAAGCTTAGCCAAATATCCGAAATAGCAAAAGCATATAATGTGTCAGAAAATTTTTTATTTAAAATATTGCAGTCATTAGTCAAGGCCAATTTTGTTAAAACGGTACGCGGTCGCAATGGCGGAATTTACCTAACAAAACCAGCGCAAGAAATCTCTGTTGCTGAAGTAATTAAAGTTACAGAGGATAATTTTGCTATGGCAGAATGTTTTGAAAACGAGGCCGCAGAATGCCCTTTGCTAGATTCCTGCGGCCTAAATGCCGCCTTTAACAAAGCGCTAAGAGCTTTTTTTACCGTGCTAGAGCAAACCACAATTGCACAATTGCAAAGACCCAATTTTAAAGAACGACTTGGCCTGGCAGAGTAA
- the ispD gene encoding 2-C-methyl-D-erythritol 4-phosphate cytidylyltransferase, translating to MLMPRNCSAIILAAGKGNRAATEIPKQYMKINGRPLLEYSLHSFINSRLFTQIILVIARQDEALCRSSLPPKLHKQIKITFGADSRQASTWQALSALADNPPDYVFIHDAARPFISYQKLQELQQNLQPNQGVSLALRVSDSIKKINQQNFITENIDRKHLYAAQTPQAFPFSAIFKAHQQASAQAATDFTDDSALATYYGLPVKLLPGNATNIKLTWKQDFQIAEFLAQNYQWEE from the coding sequence ATGTTAATGCCCCGCAATTGTAGTGCCATTATCTTAGCCGCTGGCAAAGGCAATCGCGCTGCTACCGAAATACCAAAGCAATATATGAAGATAAACGGTCGCCCTTTACTGGAATATAGCTTGCATAGCTTTATCAACAGCCGGCTATTCACGCAGATAATCTTGGTAATAGCCCGACAAGACGAAGCTTTATGCCGCTCTTCGCTACCGCCAAAGCTACACAAGCAAATCAAGATAACATTTGGCGCTGATAGCCGCCAAGCCTCTACCTGGCAGGCGCTATCTGCCCTAGCCGATAATCCCCCAGATTATGTTTTTATCCATGACGCGGCCAGGCCATTTATCTCTTACCAAAAACTACAAGAACTACAGCAGAATCTACAGCCAAATCAAGGCGTTTCCCTAGCGCTTCGCGTGAGTGACAGCATAAAAAAAATCAACCAACAAAATTTTATCACAGAAAATATCGACCGCAAGCATCTTTATGCCGCGCAAACCCCACAGGCCTTTCCTTTTTCCGCAATTTTCAAAGCACACCAACAAGCAAGCGCGCAGGCAGCAACTGACTTTACTGATGACAGTGCTTTGGCTACATATTATGGCCTACCAGTAAAGCTGCTACCTGGCAACGCGACTAATATTAAGCTTACTTGGAAGCAAGATTTTCAAATAGCCGAATTTTTGGCCCAGAACTATCAATGGGAGGAATAA
- the ispF gene encoding 2-C-methyl-D-erythritol 2,4-cyclodiphosphate synthase, translating into MPDIRIGNGYDVHAFIEHETTTISEHYIILCAEKIPFHKKLNGHSDSDVALHALTDAILGTYGLGDIGTYFPPHEAEWKNAPSSIFVKKALELIHAKGGKISNIDITLIAQEPQISIFRKKMQNNLAELLKLEPCRIGLKATTNEKLGFIGRGEGIAAIATACIIFG; encoded by the coding sequence ATGCCAGATATCAGAATAGGCAATGGCTATGATGTTCATGCCTTTATTGAACATGAAACTACAACTATCTCAGAACATTATATAATTTTATGCGCAGAGAAAATTCCCTTTCATAAAAAACTAAATGGTCATTCCGACTCTGATGTTGCCCTGCATGCACTTACCGATGCAATTTTGGGCACTTATGGTTTAGGTGATATCGGCACTTATTTTCCGCCACATGAGGCAGAGTGGAAAAATGCTCCCTCTAGCATTTTTGTCAAAAAAGCTCTCGAGCTAATTCACGCAAAAGGCGGCAAAATTTCAAACATAGATATTACACTTATAGCTCAAGAGCCACAAATTTCTATTTTTCGTAAAAAAATGCAAAACAATCTAGCCGAATTACTAAAGCTAGAGCCATGTCGCATTGGGCTAAAAGCCACAACGAATGAAAAACTAGGATTTATAGGCCGTGGTGAGGGCATTGCCGCCATCGCAACCGCTTGCATTATCTTTGGCTAG
- a CDS encoding SRPBCC family protein: protein MPKFGTKRIVAHKAAEMFALVADVEKYPQFLPMCKELRVLDKIQQENLTIVTAVMSVGYKIFCESFTTIVQLDPDNNIIKVSYVDGPFKYLENRWAFVDLECYKSEIEFFIDYEFKSKSLGLLMGSVFDAAFLKFAEAFEKRADAVYKP from the coding sequence ATGCCAAAATTTGGAACTAAGCGCATAGTCGCACATAAGGCTGCCGAGATGTTTGCTCTGGTGGCCGATGTAGAAAAATATCCGCAATTTCTACCAATGTGTAAGGAGTTAAGGGTTTTAGATAAAATCCAGCAGGAAAATCTTACGATAGTTACTGCTGTTATGAGTGTTGGCTATAAAATTTTTTGCGAAAGTTTTACTACAATAGTGCAGCTGGACCCAGACAATAATATTATTAAGGTTAGCTATGTGGACGGGCCGTTTAAATATTTAGAAAATCGCTGGGCTTTTGTTGATTTAGAGTGCTACAAAAGCGAAATAGAATTTTTTATAGATTATGAGTTCAAAAGCAAGAGCTTGGGGCTATTAATGGGTAGTGTTTTTGACGCGGCTTTTTTGAAATTTGCAGAGGCTTTTGAAAAAAGGGCCGATGCGGTATATAAACCCTAG
- the lipA gene encoding lipoyl synthase, with protein sequence MVTIIDRLKDRAQRHPEKAHRPDNKISKKPDWIRVKAPNSKLYEETRSIVRNNKLVTVCEEAGCPNIGECWHQGHASFMILGEICTRACAFCNVSTGIPHELDLQEPQRVAEAVAKMKLKHVVVTSVDRDDLPDGGAEQFANVIAEIRARSAGTTIEVLTPDFRHKDGAIEKVVAAKPDVFNHNLETVPSKYLKVRPGARYFHSLRLLQRVKELDPAMFTKSGIMLGFGETRNEILQLMDDLRSADVDFLTMGQYLQPTPKHHEVVRFVPPEEFASYATIAKTKGFLHVASSPLTRSSHHAGENFEILRAARAKKLLVSTEKPLYAKIWN encoded by the coding sequence ATGGTTACTATTATAGATAGATTAAAAGATAGGGCGCAGCGGCATCCAGAAAAAGCGCATCGGCCAGACAATAAAATTAGTAAAAAACCCGATTGGATTCGGGTAAAGGCGCCTAACTCTAAATTATATGAAGAAACTAGATCTATAGTACGCAATAATAAATTGGTAACTGTGTGTGAAGAGGCTGGCTGTCCAAATATAGGCGAATGTTGGCATCAAGGGCATGCTAGCTTTATGATCTTGGGAGAAATATGTACCAGAGCCTGTGCGTTTTGCAATGTTTCTACTGGTATACCGCACGAGTTAGATTTGCAAGAACCACAGCGCGTGGCAGAAGCCGTGGCTAAGATGAAGCTGAAGCATGTGGTGGTAACTTCGGTAGATAGAGATGATTTGCCAGATGGTGGTGCCGAGCAATTTGCCAATGTTATTGCCGAAATCAGAGCGCGGTCTGCTGGTACCACAATTGAAGTTCTAACCCCCGATTTTCGGCATAAGGATGGCGCAATAGAAAAGGTCGTTGCAGCAAAGCCAGATGTTTTTAATCATAATTTAGAAACAGTGCCCTCTAAATATCTCAAAGTGCGACCAGGAGCTAGATATTTTCACTCATTACGGTTATTGCAGCGGGTAAAAGAGCTTGATCCTGCGATGTTTACTAAATCCGGTATAATGCTTGGCTTTGGTGAGACGCGAAATGAAATTTTGCAATTGATGGATGATTTACGCTCGGCGGATGTAGATTTTTTGACTATGGGTCAATATTTGCAGCCTACGCCCAAACATCATGAGGTTGTAAGATTTGTACCGCCAGAAGAGTTTGCCTCCTATGCTACTATTGCCAAGACCAAAGGCTTTTTGCATGTGGCTTCTAGCCCTTTGACGCGCTCTTCGCATCATGCTGGTGAAAATTTTGAGATTCTTAGAGCTGCTAGAGCCAAAAAATTGTTAGTCTCGACAGAAAAGCCGCTATATGCCAAAATTTGGAACTAA
- the lpdA gene encoding dihydrolipoyl dehydrogenase, translating to MAMYDVIVIGSGPGGYVAAIRAAQLGFKTAIIERDYLGGICLNWGCIPTKALLRSAQIKGLADNFSEFGLKLQGKIEPDIQAIVSRSRAVSAKLNAGVGFLMKKNKIDVIWGQAKLKKTGLGVEIEVQASNSAPVKALGEGVYRAKHVILATGARPRILPGTETLGEKIWTYFEALVPQTIPESLVIIGSGAIGIEFASFYNAMGSKVTVVERLANILTTEDEEISMLAKKQLEIQGIKILTNANIEKITNNEKNLSIAIDVNGVKQNLTCEKLISAIGVVPNIEGLGLEDIGIKTDNCIVTDEWSRTNIAGIYAIGDVAGAPMLAHKAEEEGVICVEKIAGLTSVHPLDRAKIPSCIYCEPQLASVGLTEKAARERGHELKVGRYNFSANGKAIALGEEHGMIKTIFDAKTGQLLGAHMIGAEVTELIAGFVIAMNLETTEQELMHSVFAHPTLSEMMKESVLDAYSRALNK from the coding sequence ATGGCTATGTATGATGTTATAGTAATAGGCTCCGGCCCAGGTGGCTATGTTGCGGCTATTCGTGCTGCACAATTAGGCTTTAAAACGGCAATTATTGAGCGAGATTATTTGGGCGGTATTTGTTTAAATTGGGGTTGTATCCCAACCAAAGCTTTGTTGCGATCGGCGCAGATAAAGGGTCTGGCAGATAATTTTTCTGAATTTGGCTTGAAATTGCAGGGAAAAATAGAGCCAGATATCCAGGCGATAGTGTCGCGCTCAAGGGCTGTTTCTGCTAAACTGAATGCTGGTGTTGGCTTTTTGATGAAAAAAAATAAAATAGATGTAATATGGGGCCAAGCTAAGCTAAAAAAAACTGGCTTGGGGGTAGAAATTGAAGTGCAGGCTTCTAATTCAGCGCCAGTTAAAGCGCTGGGTGAAGGTGTTTATAGAGCTAAGCATGTAATTTTAGCCACGGGCGCGCGGCCTAGGATATTGCCAGGTACAGAGACGTTGGGTGAAAAAATATGGACTTACTTTGAGGCCTTAGTGCCACAGACTATTCCTGAATCTTTGGTTATTATCGGCTCGGGTGCTATTGGCATAGAGTTTGCCTCTTTTTATAATGCTATGGGTAGTAAGGTTACAGTTGTTGAGCGGCTGGCGAATATTTTGACTACCGAGGATGAGGAAATCTCTATGCTAGCAAAAAAGCAGCTAGAGATTCAAGGTATAAAAATATTGACTAATGCTAATATAGAAAAAATTACTAATAATGAAAAAAATCTGTCGATAGCAATTGATGTAAATGGTGTGAAGCAAAATTTGACCTGCGAAAAGCTCATAAGCGCTATCGGGGTGGTGCCAAATATTGAGGGGCTAGGGCTTGAAGATATAGGGATAAAAACGGATAATTGTATAGTTACCGATGAGTGGAGCCGCACCAATATAGCTGGTATATATGCCATAGGCGATGTTGCTGGGGCTCCTATGCTGGCGCATAAAGCTGAAGAAGAGGGCGTGATTTGTGTGGAGAAAATTGCGGGCTTGACGTCTGTACATCCATTGGATAGAGCCAAAATTCCATCGTGCATTTATTGCGAGCCGCAGCTTGCTTCTGTTGGATTAACGGAAAAGGCAGCTCGTGAGCGTGGGCATGAGCTTAAAGTAGGGCGTTATAATTTTTCTGCCAATGGTAAGGCTATAGCTTTGGGCGAAGAGCATGGCATGATAAAAACTATCTTTGACGCAAAAACCGGACAATTATTGGGTGCGCATATGATAGGCGCGGAGGTTACCGAGCTTATTGCAGGATTTGTTATTGCTATGAATTTGGAAACCACCGAGCAAGAGCTTATGCATAGTGTTTTTGCCCATCCAACCTTATCGGAAATGATGAAGGAAAGTGTGTTGGACGCTTACTCCAGAGCATTAAATAAGTGA